A single window of Candidatus Kaelpia aquatica DNA harbors:
- a CDS encoding glucoamylase family protein, with protein sequence MKILKKIAVVLVLAVQVKVVSALDLEVYQAVDMLKDFQAQQLNYCYQKFFRINGLYKSSPHVKEVDIAASGFALAGLALSAQKGLISKEGAREMFLETVESCLNLQNNQGQNFSGFLYHFYVPDVSGKSLVHKSGVEVSIIDTAILLAGMITASEYLASQGYSECRDKANEFYSNIEWREFFNGGRKQFHMGWNNGFFGFWDFYTDEILLILILAQGSPVVDNRVDIRDSFGNIAVKEGAYEDYKYVYSWYGSLFTYLFAHTFIDFRRLDNDLLHNVDWWKNTKNAVLADLRWCSDNNYPENIFGISACWSKVSKGSSAMEYRDRVGGALSGAGEAERFYNSKNGIKPVAPYAAIGSIPFFQEYAILDNPAFLMFYEIRDKAFDKSGLLVESMDAGSLDHNGVPEVSSNWIVGMDVIFPALMVENYFSEFIWENFMQSRNIQFALLKTFPAYFTYLVRR encoded by the coding sequence ATGAAGATATTGAAAAAGATAGCAGTTGTTCTAGTGTTAGCAGTTCAGGTTAAGGTTGTTTCAGCTTTAGATCTAGAGGTTTATCAGGCAGTAGATATGTTAAAGGATTTCCAGGCTCAGCAGCTAAACTACTGTTATCAAAAGTTTTTTAGAATAAACGGGCTTTATAAAAGCTCACCCCACGTCAAAGAAGTTGATATAGCTGCTTCAGGCTTTGCTCTTGCAGGCTTAGCTCTATCTGCTCAGAAAGGTTTAATCTCTAAGGAAGGAGCAAGAGAGATGTTTTTAGAGACCGTTGAAAGCTGTTTAAATCTTCAGAATAATCAAGGCCAGAATTTTTCCGGTTTTCTCTATCATTTTTATGTTCCTGATGTATCAGGAAAGAGCTTAGTGCATAAGTCTGGAGTTGAGGTTTCGATAATAGATACAGCAATCCTTTTAGCAGGTATGATAACAGCATCTGAATACTTAGCATCCCAGGGTTATTCTGAGTGCAGAGACAAAGCGAATGAATTCTATTCTAACATAGAATGGAGAGAGTTTTTTAATGGCGGCAGGAAGCAGTTTCATATGGGCTGGAACAACGGGTTCTTTGGTTTTTGGGATTTTTATACCGATGAGATACTTTTGATATTAATTCTCGCTCAGGGTTCACCTGTTGTAGATAACAGGGTAGACATTAGGGACTCTTTTGGAAATATTGCAGTGAAAGAGGGTGCCTATGAAGATTACAAGTATGTCTATTCCTGGTACGGCTCGCTCTTTACTTATCTCTTTGCCCATACTTTTATTGATTTTAGAAGACTAGATAACGATCTTCTGCATAATGTTGACTGGTGGAAAAATACAAAAAATGCTGTGTTAGCTGACCTTAGATGGTGTTCCGACAACAACTATCCAGAAAATATCTTTGGCATAAGTGCATGCTGGTCTAAGGTCTCTAAAGGTTCAAGTGCTATGGAATATAGAGATAGGGTTGGTGGAGCGCTCTCAGGAGCTGGGGAGGCTGAAAGATTCTATAACTCAAAGAATGGAATTAAACCGGTTGCTCCTTATGCAGCGATAGGTTCGATACCATTTTTTCAGGAATACGCTATTCTGGATAACCCCGCATTCTTGATGTTCTACGAGATACGCGATAAAGCCTTTGATAAGTCGGGCCTTTTGGTTGAATCAATGGATGCAGGTTCCTTGGATCATAATGGTGTACCGGAAGTAAGCTCTAACTGGATAGTCGGAATGGATGTGATCTTTCCAGCCCTGATGGTTGAGAATTATTTCTCTGAGTTTATCTGGGAGAACTTTATGCAAAGCCGTAATATTCAATTTGCTTTACTTAAAACGTTTCCGGCTTACTTTACTTATCTTGTAAGGAGATAA
- a CDS encoding ribonuclease HI family protein encodes MSSFKLYSDGSSRGNPGPAGVGVVIKDPHGVILKEVSLAIGPSTNNVAEYLALVVGLTEALLLGIDDLKVFLDSELLVKQVKGEYKTKKEHLKPLLVNIKYLLNNFKSIEFNHILREKNKEADKLAYSATESKDVLF; translated from the coding sequence ATGAGTAGCTTCAAGCTTTATTCAGACGGTTCTTCTAGAGGTAATCCTGGTCCAGCCGGGGTTGGTGTTGTTATCAAGGATCCTCATGGAGTTATTTTAAAAGAAGTCTCTCTGGCTATTGGTCCCAGCACTAATAATGTTGCTGAATATTTGGCTCTTGTCGTCGGTCTTACCGAGGCATTGCTTCTAGGAATAGATGATTTAAAAGTATTTTTAGATAGCGAATTACTAGTTAAACAGGTTAAGGGAGAGTACAAGACAAAGAAAGAGCACTTAAAGCCTCTTCTTGTAAATATAAAGTATTTACTGAATAATTTTAAAAGTATAGAGTTTAATCATATTCTACGGGAAAAGAATAAAGAGGCGGATAAGCTTGCTTATTCTGCCACAGAATCCAAGGATGTTTTATTTTAA
- a CDS encoding C4-type zinc ribbon domain-containing protein, producing MKVEDFKKQIELLKELQGYDLELRDLNFRKEDMPKKLQDFRFGLDQKKEDIDRVEEEVKDLQIKIKDKELELQTAEGGIQKFQQQLLQIKTNKEYKALLSEIEGKKADNSCIEDEILKLMDSMDEIGLSLNKEKDELKKLEGEFQQEEDKVKQDMAVVEQEIKSQKTERGKIAQKVDPETLSIYERLIESKDGLAIVPVIDGACGGCHLSLRPQTINEIKRADGIITCERCSRIFYLDE from the coding sequence ATGAAAGTAGAAGATTTTAAAAAACAGATAGAACTTTTAAAAGAGCTCCAGGGGTATGATTTGGAGCTCCGTGATTTGAATTTTCGCAAAGAGGATATGCCTAAAAAACTTCAGGATTTTAGGTTTGGGTTGGATCAAAAAAAAGAAGATATTGATAGAGTTGAAGAGGAAGTCAAAGATCTGCAGATTAAGATAAAAGATAAAGAGTTAGAGCTCCAGACTGCTGAAGGGGGAATTCAAAAGTTTCAACAACAGCTTCTTCAGATAAAGACAAATAAGGAATATAAGGCTCTTTTAAGCGAGATAGAAGGCAAGAAGGCTGATAATTCATGTATTGAAGATGAGATATTGAAGCTAATGGACAGCATGGATGAGATAGGCTTAAGTCTTAACAAAGAGAAAGACGAGCTTAAGAAGCTTGAGGGAGAGTTTCAGCAGGAAGAAGATAAAGTCAAGCAGGATATGGCTGTAGTTGAACAGGAGATTAAATCTCAAAAAACAGAGAGAGGTAAGATTGCTCAAAAAGTAGACCCCGAGACTCTCTCTATCTATGAAAGACTAATTGAAAGCAAGGATGGTTTGGCTATTGTTCCAGTCATTGATGGTGCCTGCGGTGGTTGTCATTTAAGCCTTCGCCCTCAAACTATCAATGAGATAAAGAGAGCAGACGGCATTATTACTTGTGAGCGTTGCTCTAGAATATTCTATCTAGATGAGTAG
- a CDS encoding inositol monophosphatase family protein — protein sequence MNLKKILKSSQRVALNAGDYVLSNLGRVKNIEFKGERNLVTEVDRKSEEIIKSYLLKKYPDFNFVGEESGGDADSEYCWLVDPIDGTNNFSHTFPVFCVSIALLKDKKPVLGVIYDPTRKEVFSAISKDGAYLNGKRISVSKIDQISRSLVATGFHYEFKDQADTNIEHCSNFIYHTQGVRRCGAAALDLAYVASGRLDGFWELGLNPWDTAAGILLIEEAGGKVTQMDGEVFSPFYPNIVSSNGLLHQEMLRIISLKDKLVKG from the coding sequence TTGAATCTAAAGAAGATACTCAAGTCTTCTCAGCGCGTTGCTCTAAATGCAGGAGATTATGTTCTATCTAATCTTGGCAGAGTAAAAAATATTGAGTTTAAAGGCGAGCGAAACCTGGTCACCGAAGTAGATAGGAAGTCTGAGGAGATAATAAAGAGCTATCTCTTAAAGAAGTATCCTGATTTTAATTTTGTAGGTGAAGAGTCCGGAGGAGATGCTGATAGTGAGTACTGCTGGCTGGTTGACCCCATAGATGGTACCAACAATTTTTCTCATACTTTTCCAGTTTTTTGTGTTTCAATAGCATTATTAAAAGACAAAAAACCTGTTCTTGGAGTTATCTATGACCCAACGCGGAAAGAGGTCTTTTCGGCGATATCAAAAGACGGTGCTTATCTAAATGGTAAGAGAATTTCGGTCTCAAAAATAGACCAGATAAGCCGCAGCTTAGTTGCAACGGGATTCCATTATGAGTTTAAAGATCAGGCAGATACCAACATAGAACACTGCTCTAATTTTATATACCACACTCAAGGGGTGCGGCGCTGCGGCGCTGCAGCTCTAGACCTTGCTTATGTTGCATCTGGTAGATTAGACGGCTTCTGGGAGCTGGGTTTAAACCCCTGGGATACTGCAGCCGGCATTCTCCTTATTGAAGAAGCTGGAGGTAAGGTTACGCAAATGGATGGAGAAGTTTTCAGTCCTTTCTATCCAAACATAGTCTCTTCTAACGGATTGTTGCACCAAGAGATGTTAAGAATAATATCTTTAAAAGACAAGCTTGTTAAGGGTTAA
- a CDS encoding proline--tRNA ligase, whose translation MKFSECFLPTIREVPKDAEAISHQLMLKSGMIRRLASGLYSYLPLGFKTLLKVIAIVREEMDKSGAQELLLPAIHPEELWQKTGRLSTLGEDMIQFKNRAGKNMILGPTHEEVITWLVSGEVESYRQLPLILYQIQTKFRDEPRPRFGVIRTCEFIMKDAYSFNASWESLDDSYKKIYQAYCNIFERCGLNYLSVEADPGIMGGDVSHEFMAPSEYGEDRVVLCSGCNYAASLDVARRKEGVVRKEEIREDSIKEVYTPGISSIADVSRALGVSIGKLLKTIIYRYDTGFIAVVVRGESDVNEAKLRKKLKSSELRMATASEIKSETGADMGFSGPLGLKLRIIADFDVRGISGAAAGANKKDYHLINLSEGKDFKIDEFCDIRNVKESDLCPECGKALKIQSAIEIGHIFKLGNRYSKPLEALFVDGKGKSSEIIMGCYGIGINRIAASFIEQNNDAKGIIWNSALAPYKVIIIATNIDDEEIFRKSKEIYKFLKESGLEVIFDDRTIRAGNKFNDADLIGIPYQIVVGSNYIKEGKFELRKRGQEVSLELENLDQILDNLK comes from the coding sequence ATGAAATTTTCAGAATGTTTTTTGCCGACAATTAGAGAGGTGCCTAAGGATGCGGAGGCTATATCGCATCAGCTGATGCTTAAGTCAGGCATGATAAGACGCTTAGCTTCAGGGCTCTACTCTTACCTTCCTTTAGGTTTTAAAACTTTACTTAAGGTTATAGCTATAGTGAGAGAGGAGATGGACAAATCCGGAGCTCAGGAGCTGCTGCTTCCGGCTATACATCCTGAGGAACTTTGGCAGAAAACCGGTAGACTCTCTACGTTAGGTGAAGATATGATTCAGTTTAAAAACAGGGCTGGAAAGAATATGATACTGGGTCCTACTCATGAAGAGGTTATAACCTGGCTGGTCTCAGGAGAGGTTGAGTCTTATAGACAGCTGCCCTTAATACTTTACCAGATCCAAACTAAATTCAGAGATGAACCTAGGCCTAGATTCGGTGTAATAAGAACTTGTGAGTTTATTATGAAAGATGCTTACAGTTTTAATGCTAGCTGGGAGTCTTTAGATGATAGTTATAAAAAGATCTATCAGGCCTACTGTAATATATTTGAAAGATGCGGCCTTAATTATCTTAGCGTTGAAGCGGACCCTGGCATAATGGGGGGAGATGTCTCTCATGAATTTATGGCTCCTTCTGAATACGGAGAGGATAGGGTTGTGCTGTGCTCTGGCTGTAATTATGCAGCAAGCCTGGATGTTGCAAGGAGAAAAGAGGGTGTAGTTAGAAAAGAAGAGATCCGAGAAGATTCCATTAAAGAGGTCTATACTCCGGGCATTAGTTCTATTGCTGATGTCTCTAGGGCTCTAGGAGTTTCTATTGGAAAGCTGTTAAAAACCATAATATATAGATATGACACTGGTTTCATTGCTGTTGTTGTGAGAGGTGAGAGTGATGTTAATGAGGCTAAACTGCGTAAAAAACTTAAATCTAGTGAGCTTAGAATGGCAACAGCTTCTGAGATAAAGAGTGAGACCGGAGCAGATATGGGGTTTTCAGGTCCTTTAGGCTTAAAGTTAAGAATTATTGCTGATTTTGATGTTAGAGGTATCTCGGGTGCTGCTGCAGGAGCAAACAAAAAAGATTATCATCTAATAAACTTATCGGAAGGTAAGGATTTTAAAATAGATGAATTTTGTGATATCAGAAATGTTAAAGAGTCTGACTTATGTCCTGAATGCGGTAAGGCCTTAAAGATTCAGAGCGCGATTGAGATAGGACATATATTTAAACTCGGGAATCGTTATAGTAAACCTCTTGAGGCTCTCTTTGTCGATGGTAAAGGGAAGAGCAGTGAAATTATCATGGGTTGCTATGGGATAGGAATCAACAGAATAGCAGCTTCTTTTATTGAGCAAAACAATGATGCTAAAGGCATTATATGGAATTCTGCTCTAGCTCCTTATAAGGTGATTATTATAGCTACAAATATAGATGATGAGGAGATATTTCGGAAATCTAAAGAGATATATAAGTTTCTCAAGGAATCTGGCTTAGAGGTTATCTTTGATGATAGAACCATTCGAGCAGGAAATAAATTTAATGATGCAGATTTAATAGGCATTCCATATCAAATAGTAGTAGGTTCTAATTATATAAAAGAAGGCAAGTTCGAGCTTAGAAAAAGAGGTCAGGAAGTTTCGCTGGAACTTGAAAACTTAGATCAGATATTGGATAATCTGAAATAG
- the ispG gene encoding flavodoxin-dependent (E)-4-hydroxy-3-methylbut-2-enyl-diphosphate synthase, translating into MRKRRVVRVGNIEIGGDNPVSIQTMIKKSPDKYSQIIDEIAQLKEAGSEIIRVAYREEGEAGFIEKIIKGSLLPVEMDIHFDFKLALSAIELGADAVRINPGNISKEGLEEVVLSAKRNNIPIRVGINIGSVPEAYRKKYNSVDSMLELLKEYLEYMEGLNFKDIFLSLKADTAMETYLANLKTASLFDYPLHIGVTATGAGVSAIVKSSIGIGALLMQGVGDTIRVSLTDSTFREVEIAKEILSALGLRKFGIEVISCPGCGRAQIDILDLANKAKEELIKIKTEKGLKVAVMGCEVNGPGEAKGADIGIAGGVNCAILFKKGKQIKRLDKADLITVLVQEVREMI; encoded by the coding sequence ATGAGAAAAAGAAGGGTGGTCAGGGTTGGCAATATTGAGATTGGAGGAGATAATCCAGTCTCTATACAGACCATGATCAAAAAGAGTCCTGATAAGTATTCTCAGATAATAGATGAGATAGCCCAATTAAAAGAAGCGGGCTCTGAGATTATAAGGGTTGCATACAGAGAAGAAGGCGAGGCTGGGTTCATAGAGAAGATTATCAAGGGGAGCCTTCTTCCTGTTGAGATGGATATCCATTTTGATTTTAAGCTTGCTCTTTCAGCTATAGAGCTGGGAGCAGATGCAGTGAGGATTAATCCAGGTAATATCTCAAAAGAGGGCTTAGAAGAAGTTGTATTGTCGGCTAAAAGGAATAATATTCCAATTCGAGTGGGAATTAATATCGGTTCAGTCCCAGAAGCTTATAGAAAAAAATATAATTCTGTTGACTCAATGCTAGAGCTGCTTAAGGAGTATTTAGAATATATGGAAGGTTTAAATTTTAAAGACATCTTTCTATCCCTTAAAGCTGATACTGCCATGGAGACTTACCTGGCTAATTTGAAGACGGCCTCTCTGTTTGATTACCCGCTGCATATTGGTGTTACTGCAACAGGGGCGGGAGTATCTGCGATTGTTAAATCTAGTATTGGCATCGGGGCTCTTCTTATGCAAGGAGTAGGCGACACCATTAGGGTCTCTCTTACTGATTCAACTTTTCGTGAAGTTGAAATCGCAAAAGAGATACTCTCTGCTTTAGGGCTTCGTAAGTTTGGGATTGAAGTTATATCTTGTCCTGGGTGCGGAAGGGCTCAAATTGATATATTGGATTTGGCTAATAAGGCAAAAGAAGAGCTGATCAAGATAAAGACAGAGAAGGGGCTAAAAGTTGCTGTTATGGGCTGTGAAGTCAATGGCCCAGGCGAAGCTAAGGGTGCTGATATAGGTATTGCAGGAGGAGTAAACTGTGCTATTCTATTTAAAAAAGGGAAGCAGATCAAAAGATTGGATAAAGCTGATTTGATAACTGTTCTGGTTCAGGAAGTAAGGGAAATGATATGA
- the rseP gene encoding RIP metalloprotease RseP, protein MILVIIAFGFLVFVHEASHFIVAKRMGVTVEVFSIGFGPKIFSFKRSGTEYKISLIPLGGYVKMAGENPREDLKGEKNEFLSQPPGRRSLIVLGGPLGNYILAFILFFILYSSGLPTAGTTIGDFKEGYPAQSSGLKIGDKIISVDSEEVKNWEDLIAEVHPRPNQDLKITVKRDQYEFSYTVKTKDNEILDLNGQKKVIGLLGILPDDRDVFIKKYGPYESLRESAVTVFNVSANTLRAILNIVIGRLSLKDSVTGPVGIVHISSKMADMGISYLLSLMALINVSLAIFNLLPIPVLDGGHLLFILMEKIRRKPVSIIVQERFTQIGMGLLLSLFLYLTYFDLMRVFFK, encoded by the coding sequence ATGATTCTAGTTATTATTGCTTTTGGTTTTCTTGTATTTGTGCATGAGGCATCACATTTTATTGTTGCTAAGAGAATGGGCGTTACTGTTGAGGTTTTTTCGATCGGGTTTGGGCCTAAGATTTTCTCTTTTAAAAGATCTGGAACAGAGTATAAGATTTCACTTATTCCTCTTGGAGGCTATGTGAAGATGGCCGGTGAAAACCCTAGAGAGGATCTAAAAGGCGAGAAGAATGAATTTCTTTCTCAACCTCCTGGCAGGAGAAGCTTGATCGTATTAGGCGGACCTCTCGGTAATTATATTCTAGCCTTTATACTCTTCTTCATACTTTATAGCAGCGGTCTTCCTACAGCAGGCACTACTATAGGTGATTTTAAAGAGGGTTATCCTGCTCAAAGTTCGGGTTTAAAGATTGGTGATAAGATAATATCTGTTGATAGTGAGGAGGTTAAAAATTGGGAGGATTTAATAGCAGAAGTGCATCCAAGGCCGAATCAGGACCTAAAGATAACTGTAAAGCGTGATCAGTATGAATTTAGCTATACAGTTAAAACTAAAGATAATGAGATATTAGATTTAAACGGTCAGAAAAAAGTAATAGGATTATTAGGTATATTACCAGACGATAGAGATGTATTTATAAAGAAATACGGGCCTTATGAGTCACTTAGAGAGTCAGCGGTAACTGTTTTTAATGTCTCTGCTAATACTCTAAGAGCTATTTTGAATATTGTTATTGGCAGGCTATCTCTTAAAGATTCAGTCACAGGTCCAGTGGGTATCGTTCATATATCTTCTAAGATGGCCGATATGGGCATCAGTTACTTACTTTCCCTGATGGCATTAATAAATGTTAGTCTTGCAATATTTAACCTGTTGCCCATCCCAGTCTTAGATGGAGGTCATCTTCTCTTTATCCTGATGGAGAAGATTCGCCGTAAGCCGGTCTCCATTATTGTCCAAGAGAGGTTTACTCAGATAGGAATGGGTTTATTGCTTTCTCTCTTTTTATACCTTACTTATTTTGATTTAATGCGAGTATTTTTTAAATGA
- the dxr gene encoding 1-deoxy-D-xylulose-5-phosphate reductoisomerase: MKKIAILGSTGSVGKQTLSIVAKSGGFFNVVALGADSNIELLTQQAREFQVDNVFLNRAENIGRSPLKFFKSQNDFLNFAADQKVDLLVLALSGTDAIRPLMFALENDINLAIANKEAIIAAGSVISSIRAKSSSKIIPLDSEHNAIYQLLKGVDKSEISKVFLTCSGGPFLDFSDKELENVSLDMALSHPRWEMGNKITIDSATLMNKGFEIIEACYLFGLSLDVIDVIIHPEAIIHAMVELKDGTTFAEMAVPDMRIPIAHALGHPNRLDSGLRIDWGSLEKMSFKAVARDSYPALRIAYDALKQGGSLPAFIVKVDEIIVNEFLSSKIAFKDIIPSIEEAVKRHNVFDLGSLGDIEEVFRDAEEISANIIKEVGKI, translated from the coding sequence ATGAAGAAGATTGCTATTTTAGGATCAACAGGCAGTGTTGGTAAGCAGACTCTTAGTATAGTTGCTAAAAGCGGCGGGTTTTTTAATGTGGTTGCTTTGGGCGCTGACAGCAATATAGAGCTTCTTACTCAGCAGGCACGAGAGTTCCAGGTAGATAATGTTTTTTTAAACAGAGCTGAAAATATCGGCAGATCTCCTCTTAAGTTTTTTAAATCTCAGAATGATTTTTTAAATTTTGCAGCAGATCAAAAGGTAGATCTTTTAGTTTTGGCTCTTTCCGGTACAGATGCAATAAGGCCGTTAATGTTCGCTCTGGAGAACGATATTAATTTGGCCATTGCAAATAAAGAAGCGATAATAGCTGCAGGATCTGTTATTAGCAGTATAAGAGCAAAGAGCAGCTCTAAAATCATTCCTTTAGATAGTGAGCATAATGCGATATATCAGCTTCTTAAGGGGGTTGATAAAAGCGAAATATCTAAGGTTTTTTTAACTTGTTCTGGGGGGCCGTTTTTGGATTTTTCAGATAAAGAGCTAGAGAACGTATCTTTGGATATGGCTCTCTCACATCCCCGCTGGGAGATGGGGAATAAGATTACAATAGATTCAGCTACCTTAATGAATAAAGGCTTTGAGATAATAGAGGCTTGCTATCTCTTCGGTCTCTCCTTAGACGTTATAGATGTGATAATTCATCCAGAAGCAATTATCCATGCCATGGTAGAGCTAAAAGACGGAACAACGTTTGCTGAGATGGCTGTACCTGATATGAGAATCCCTATAGCGCATGCTTTGGGTCATCCTAACAGGCTTGATTCAGGCTTGAGAATTGATTGGGGAAGCTTAGAGAAGATGAGCTTTAAAGCGGTAGCTAGAGATAGTTATCCAGCCTTAAGAATAGCTTATGATGCGTTAAAGCAAGGCGGAAGCTTGCCCGCTTTTATTGTTAAGGTCGATGAGATCATAGTCAATGAGTTTTTGAGCTCCAAGATAGCCTTCAAGGATATAATTCCTTCTATTGAAGAGGCTGTAAAGAGGCATAATGTTTTTGACCTAGGCTCACTTGGGGATATCGAAGAGGTTTTTAGGGATGCAGAAGAGATATCCGCTAATATTATAAAGGAGGTTGGTAAGATATGA
- a CDS encoding phosphatidate cytidylyltransferase, translating into MDLFDSNLVKRIISSIVILLFIFWVIMFAKFFIFASLIIVLATVALWEFYRIVAKKYGSIYPGIGFIVSYLLFAISLKENLGLEYLIYPLSFALILLFLYQMIRKTNKDAALCLGLTMLGLIYITIPAIFLIKIRMLQSGTALVIYYICVIKATDVGAYLIGVKFGRHPLIPKVSPKKSVEGFIGGIVFAMMVSYGASIYLGIMSFYHALAIGFILGVCAQFGDLSESVLKRDAGVKDSGKTIPGLGGVLDLADSILIALPFYYIYMHNFIIK; encoded by the coding sequence ATGGATCTCTTTGATAGTAATTTAGTGAAAAGAATTATCAGCAGCATAGTAATACTCCTGTTTATATTCTGGGTTATAATGTTTGCCAAATTTTTCATATTTGCCTCCTTAATTATAGTGCTGGCTACGGTTGCACTTTGGGAGTTTTATAGAATTGTTGCAAAGAAATACGGCAGCATATATCCCGGCATTGGCTTTATAGTCTCATATTTGCTCTTTGCGATATCCTTAAAAGAGAACCTAGGTCTTGAATATCTTATATATCCGCTTTCCTTTGCATTAATACTGCTCTTCCTTTATCAGATGATAAGAAAGACCAATAAAGATGCGGCTTTATGTTTGGGGCTTACTATGCTGGGGTTAATATATATAACGATACCAGCAATATTTTTAATAAAGATTAGAATGCTCCAAAGCGGGACTGCTCTGGTGATATATTATATCTGTGTAATCAAAGCAACGGATGTAGGTGCTTATCTGATTGGCGTAAAGTTTGGAAGACATCCTTTAATTCCCAAGGTAAGCCCTAAAAAATCTGTAGAGGGTTTTATTGGCGGCATTGTTTTTGCAATGATGGTTTCCTATGGAGCCTCTATTTATTTAGGGATAATGTCTTTTTATCATGCTCTCGCCATAGGTTTTATTCTAGGTGTATGCGCTCAATTTGGTGACCTATCAGAATCTGTTCTTAAGCGCGATGCCGGAGTTAAAGACTCTGGTAAGACTATTCCAGGCCTAGGCGGTGTGCTGGATTTAGCAGATAGCATCCTGATAGCTCTACCGTTTTATTATATTTATATGCATAATTTTATAATTAAATGA
- a CDS encoding isoprenyl transferase: MTSITDVPKHIAIIMDGNGRWAVKKGLPRRYGHSRGVKSVRRTIDYCLELGVEYLTLYTFSTENWKRPKKEVDALMKLLEEKIDNDLTRLTEEKNIRMRVIGNWKALPGELPHKIEKIMHNTEGFNRLNLTLAINYGAREEIVSAVIRVASDFKSDKIKLAALNESLLSSYLYTFDLPDPDFLIRTAGEYRVSNYLLWQIAYAELYTTTRLWPDFRKSDLIRAIKSYNKRRRKYGSL, from the coding sequence ATGACTTCTATTACTGATGTTCCAAAACATATAGCGATTATAATGGATGGAAATGGTCGCTGGGCTGTTAAGAAGGGTCTTCCTCGCAGATATGGACATAGTAGGGGGGTAAAGTCTGTTCGAAGAACAATTGATTACTGCCTGGAATTAGGGGTAGAATATTTGACTCTCTATACTTTTTCAACAGAAAATTGGAAGAGACCTAAAAAAGAGGTTGATGCGCTAATGAAGCTATTGGAGGAAAAAATAGACAATGATTTAACTAGACTTACAGAGGAGAAGAATATAAGAATGCGTGTTATCGGAAATTGGAAGGCTCTACCTGGCGAGCTTCCTCATAAGATAGAGAAGATTATGCACAATACAGAGGGTTTCAACAGGCTCAATCTGACTTTAGCTATCAACTATGGTGCTCGAGAAGAGATTGTCAGTGCAGTAATCAGGGTTGCCAGTGATTTTAAATCTGACAAGATTAAACTTGCAGCGCTTAACGAATCTTTACTAAGCAGCTATCTTTATACTTTTGATTTGCCCGATCCTGATTTCTTGATTCGTACTGCAGGAGAGTATCGTGTTAGCAATTATTTGCTTTGGCAGATAGCCTATGCAGAGCTCTATACCACAACAAGATTATGGCCTGATTTTAGAAAGTCAGATTTAATAAGAGCTATAAAAAGTTATAACAAACGTAGGAGAAAATATGGATCTCTTTGA
- a CDS encoding flagellar motor protein MotB, protein MFKKSWVVLLAVSFLISGCALTFKKTPPGEIEKVQVMRKELQRLRIEIERLKSEKNQEIRELELAKESLESRFREEIDNRDVKLSLEEKGLVLRFVAEVFFDSGKAELRPEADAMLDKVAVFLEKDVPDRRISIEGHTDNVPIKYSPWKSNWELSAARALSVLHYFTDKKGLDSDRVQATGYGEYQSIDSSETKEGRQKNRRVEIVVLPKKLTKVRAEFLEELGKALEDRQRRIKEYAK, encoded by the coding sequence ATGTTTAAAAAGAGTTGGGTTGTTTTATTGGCCGTTAGTTTTTTAATTTCAGGGTGCGCTCTTACCTTTAAGAAAACACCGCCAGGTGAGATTGAAAAGGTTCAGGTTATGAGAAAAGAGCTACAGCGTCTGAGGATTGAGATTGAAAGGTTAAAATCTGAAAAAAATCAAGAGATAAGAGAATTAGAGTTGGCAAAAGAGAGCTTAGAGAGCAGGTTTAGGGAAGAGATAGACAATAGAGACGTAAAACTGTCTTTAGAAGAGAAAGGTTTGGTCTTAAGGTTTGTTGCTGAGGTATTCTTTGATTCCGGTAAGGCTGAATTGCGGCCTGAGGCAGATGCGATGCTTGATAAGGTTGCGGTATTCCTTGAAAAAGATGTACCCGATAGAAGGATTTCAATAGAAGGTCATACCGACAATGTTCCTATAAAATATTCACCTTGGAAATCCAACTGGGAGTTATCCGCAGCCAGAGCGTTGAGTGTGCTGCATTACTTTACTGATAAAAAAGGTTTAGACTCCGATCGCGTGCAGGCTACTGGTTATGGTGAGTATCAATCTATTGATTCAAGTGAAACCAAAGAGGGTCGACAGAAGAACAGACGTGTTGAGATAGTTGTGCTCCCCAAAAAGCTTACCAAGGTTCGGGCCGAATTTTTAGAGGAACTTGGTAAAGCGTTAGAGGATCGCCAGAGAAGAATTAAAGAGTATGCAAAATAA